In Geobacillus kaustophilus, a genomic segment contains:
- a CDS encoding pyridoxal phosphate-dependent aminotransferase — translation MKLAKRVASLTPSATLAITAKAKELKAAGYDVIGLGAGEPDFNTPQHIIEAAIKAMNEGHTKYTPSGGLPALKEEIIKKFVRDQGLAYERSEIIVCVGAKHALYTLFQVLLDEGDEVIIPTPYWVSYPEQVKLAGGVPVYVEGLEENGFKMTPDQLKQAITPKTKAVIINSPSNPTGMIYKAEELKALGEVCLAHGVLIVSDEIYEKLIYGGAKHVSIAELSPELKKQTVIINGVSKSHSMTGWRIGYAAGPKDIIQAMTDLASHSTSNPTSIAQYAAIAAYSGPQEPVEQMRQAFEERLNIIYDKLVQIPGFTCVKPQGAFYLFPNARQAADMAGCRTVDEFVAALLEEAKVALVPGSGFGAPDYVRLSYATSLEALETAIERIRRFMETRA, via the coding sequence ATGAAACTGGCAAAACGGGTGGCGTCGCTGACGCCATCGGCGACATTGGCCATTACGGCGAAAGCAAAGGAACTGAAAGCGGCCGGATACGACGTGATCGGCCTTGGGGCCGGCGAACCGGATTTCAACACGCCCCAGCACATTATCGAGGCGGCCATCAAGGCGATGAATGAAGGGCATACGAAATATACGCCATCAGGCGGGCTGCCGGCGCTGAAAGAGGAAATCATCAAAAAGTTTGTCCGCGACCAAGGGCTTGCGTATGAGCGGTCGGAAATCATCGTCTGTGTCGGGGCGAAGCATGCGCTTTATACGCTCTTTCAAGTGTTGCTTGATGAAGGCGATGAGGTCATCATTCCGACGCCGTATTGGGTGAGCTACCCGGAACAAGTGAAGCTGGCTGGCGGCGTTCCGGTTTATGTTGAGGGGCTGGAGGAAAACGGCTTTAAAATGACGCCGGATCAGCTGAAACAGGCGATTACCCCGAAGACGAAGGCGGTTATTATCAACTCCCCGAGCAATCCGACCGGCATGATTTATAAGGCCGAGGAGCTGAAAGCGCTCGGGGAAGTATGCTTGGCGCATGGCGTGTTGATCGTTTCGGACGAAATTTATGAAAAATTGATTTACGGCGGGGCGAAACATGTGTCGATCGCCGAACTGTCGCCGGAGCTGAAGAAGCAGACGGTCATCATCAACGGCGTATCGAAATCGCACTCGATGACAGGGTGGCGCATTGGGTACGCGGCTGGACCGAAAGACATCATTCAAGCGATGACCGATTTAGCAAGCCATAGCACATCGAATCCGACATCGATCGCTCAATATGCGGCCATTGCCGCCTACAGCGGGCCGCAGGAGCCCGTCGAACAAATGCGCCAGGCGTTTGAAGAACGGCTCAACATTATTTACGACAAGCTGGTGCAAATTCCAGGCTTCACTTGCGTCAAACCGCAAGGAGCGTTTTATTTGTTCCCGAACGCCCGCCAGGCGGCGGATATGGCCGGTTGCCGCACGGTCGACGAGTTCGTCGCCGCCTTGTTGGAGGAAGCGAAAGTCGCGCTCGTGCCTGGTTCTGGGTTTGGGGCGCCGGATTACGTCCGCTTGTCGTACGCGACATCGCTTGAGGCGCTCGAAACAGCGATCGAACGCATCCGCCGATTTATGGAGACGCGGGCCTAA
- the panC gene encoding pantoate--beta-alanine ligase: MIVMDQIAAMQALMRQYRREGKTIGFVPTMGYLHEGHTSLIDRARVENDIVVLSVFVNPLQFGPNEDFARYPRDFERDRRIAEQHGVDVLFHPEADEMYPEPLTVRAIVQARANVLCGRSRPGHFDGVATVLIKLFNIVMPDRAYFGMKDAQQVAVVDGLIRDLNFPIELVPVPTVREADGLAKSSRNVYLSPQERREAPALYAALQAAASAVERGERSAAAIRRMVREHIEAHTHAEIDYVEACSYPDLTPLETLAGTVLIAVAVRFASARLIDNLMIELPKTGEQGDGKGEQACFARS; encoded by the coding sequence ATGATCGTGATGGATCAGATTGCAGCGATGCAGGCGCTCATGCGCCAATATCGCCGTGAAGGAAAGACGATCGGGTTCGTTCCGACGATGGGCTATTTGCATGAAGGGCATACCTCCCTCATCGATCGGGCGCGCGTGGAAAACGACATCGTCGTCCTAAGCGTTTTCGTCAACCCGCTTCAGTTCGGACCGAATGAAGACTTTGCCCGCTATCCGCGCGATTTCGAGCGCGACCGGCGCATCGCCGAACAGCATGGAGTCGACGTCTTGTTCCATCCGGAAGCGGACGAGATGTATCCGGAGCCGCTTACCGTACGAGCGATCGTTCAAGCGCGCGCCAATGTGCTGTGCGGACGGTCGCGCCCCGGCCATTTTGACGGCGTGGCGACGGTGCTCATTAAGCTGTTCAACATTGTTATGCCCGACCGCGCGTACTTTGGGATGAAAGATGCCCAACAGGTGGCGGTCGTCGACGGTTTGATCCGCGATCTCAATTTTCCAATCGAGCTCGTGCCGGTGCCGACGGTCCGCGAGGCGGACGGGCTGGCGAAAAGCTCGCGCAACGTCTATTTGTCGCCGCAAGAACGGAGGGAGGCGCCGGCGCTGTATGCAGCGCTTCAAGCGGCCGCTTCCGCCGTCGAACGAGGGGAGCGGAGCGCAGCGGCCATCCGCCGGATGGTTAGAGAGCATATTGAAGCGCATACGCACGCTGAGATCGATTATGTCGAAGCATGTTCATATCCGGATTTGACGCCGCTTGAGACGCTCGCCGGGACAGTGCTGATCGCTGTCGCCGTCCGATTTGCGAGCGCCCGGTTGATTGACAATCTCATGATAGAGTTGCCCAAAACCGGCGAACAAGGGGATGGAAAGGGGGAGCAAGCATGTTTCGCACGCTCATGA
- the asnS gene encoding asparagine--tRNA ligase, giving the protein MDVSIIGGNQCVKTTTIAEVNQYVGQQVTIGAWLANKRSSGKIVFLQLRDGTGFIQGVVEKANVSEEVFQRAKTLTQETSLYVTGTVRIDERSPFGYELSVADLQVIQEAVDYPITPKEHGIEFLMDHRHLWLRSRRQHAIMKIRNEIIRATYEFFNDRGFVKVDAPILTGSAPEGTTELFHTKYFDDDAYLSQSGQLYMEAAAMALGKVFSFGPTFRAEKSKTRRHLIEFWMVEPEMAFYEFEDNLRLQEEYVSYLVQSVLERCRLELGRLGRDVSKLELVKPPFPRLTYDEAIKLLHEKGLTDIEWGDDFGAPHETAIAESFDKPVFITHYPTSLKPFYMQPDPNRPDVVLCADLIAPEGYGEIIGGSERIHDYELLKRRLEEHHLPLEAYEWYLDLRKYGSVPHSGFGLGLERTVAWICGVEHVRETIPFPRLLNRLYP; this is encoded by the coding sequence ATGGACGTGTCGATTATTGGAGGGAATCAGTGCGTGAAAACGACGACGATTGCGGAAGTGAATCAATACGTAGGACAACAAGTGACGATCGGCGCTTGGCTCGCGAACAAGCGCTCAAGCGGGAAAATCGTCTTTTTGCAGCTGCGCGACGGCACTGGTTTTATTCAAGGCGTCGTCGAAAAGGCGAACGTCTCGGAAGAGGTGTTTCAACGCGCAAAAACATTGACGCAAGAAACGTCGCTCTATGTGACGGGCACGGTGCGCATCGACGAGCGCTCCCCATTTGGCTACGAGCTGTCGGTTGCCGATTTGCAAGTCATTCAAGAAGCGGTTGACTATCCGATTACGCCGAAAGAGCATGGCATCGAATTTTTGATGGACCATCGCCACCTTTGGCTTCGGTCGCGGCGCCAGCACGCGATCATGAAAATTCGCAACGAAATCATCCGGGCCACGTATGAATTCTTCAACGACCGCGGGTTTGTGAAAGTCGACGCCCCGATTCTGACCGGCAGCGCGCCGGAAGGAACGACCGAACTGTTTCATACGAAATATTTTGATGACGATGCCTATTTGTCGCAAAGCGGCCAGCTCTACATGGAAGCGGCGGCGATGGCGCTCGGCAAAGTGTTCTCATTCGGCCCGACGTTCCGCGCTGAAAAATCGAAAACACGCCGCCATTTGATCGAGTTTTGGATGGTGGAGCCGGAAATGGCGTTTTATGAGTTTGAAGACAATTTGCGGCTGCAAGAAGAGTACGTCTCCTACCTTGTGCAGTCGGTGCTCGAGCGCTGCCGGCTTGAACTCGGGCGGCTTGGGCGCGATGTATCCAAACTTGAGTTGGTCAAACCGCCGTTTCCGCGCCTAACGTATGATGAGGCGATCAAGCTGCTTCATGAAAAAGGATTGACCGACATCGAGTGGGGCGATGACTTCGGTGCGCCGCATGAGACGGCCATCGCCGAAAGTTTTGACAAACCGGTGTTCATCACCCACTATCCGACCTCTTTGAAGCCGTTTTATATGCAGCCGGACCCGAACCGCCCCGACGTTGTGCTATGCGCCGATTTGATTGCGCCGGAAGGATACGGGGAAATCATTGGCGGCTCCGAACGGATTCACGATTATGAGTTGCTCAAGCGCCGCCTTGAAGAGCACCATTTGCCGCTTGAAGCGTATGAATGGTATTTGGATTTGCGCAAATACGGTTCTGTGCCGCATTCAGGGTTCGGGCTCGGCTTGGAGCGCACCGTCGCTTGGATTTGCGGCGTCGAACATGTGCGCGAGACGATTCCGTTCCCGCGGCTGCTCAACCGGCTTTATCCGTAA
- a CDS encoding YpmA family protein translates to MESKIEVLATVKVQHSDDLYKIVDCLNRTLKRDNLMFGLALDENDKRQAIFTIYRT, encoded by the coding sequence ATGGAAAGCAAAATCGAAGTGCTCGCTACCGTCAAAGTTCAGCACTCCGACGACTTGTACAAAATTGTCGACTGCTTGAACCGAACGCTAAAGCGCGACAATTTGATGTTTGGCCTTGCCTTGGATGAAAACGACAAGCGCCAGGCCATCTTTACGATTTATCGGACGTGA
- the panD gene encoding aspartate 1-decarboxylase yields MFRTLMNAKIHRARVTEANLDYVGSITIDEDILDAVGIVANEKVQVVNNNNGARFETYVIPGERGSGVFCLNGAAARLVQKGDVIIVISYVLVPEEKIAAHRPKIAIMDENNRIVQLIAEEPAHTVL; encoded by the coding sequence ATGTTTCGCACGCTCATGAACGCCAAAATTCACCGCGCTCGTGTAACAGAGGCCAATCTCGATTACGTCGGCAGCATTACGATCGATGAAGATATTTTGGATGCCGTCGGCATTGTGGCTAATGAAAAAGTGCAGGTAGTGAACAATAATAATGGAGCCCGTTTTGAAACATACGTCATCCCCGGCGAGCGCGGAAGCGGCGTCTTTTGCCTAAACGGCGCCGCCGCCCGCCTTGTGCAAAAAGGGGACGTTATTATCGTCATCTCATATGTGCTCGTTCCAGAGGAAAAAATCGCCGCCCATCGACCGAAAATCGCGATTATGGACGAAAACAACCGGATTGTGCAGCTCATCGCCGAAGAGCCGGCGCATACGGTTTTATGA
- a CDS encoding DUF5590 domain-containing protein has translation MKKWGWFTLLFFGFLIWQAWSIYDEAMAPKRLMVEHALARAKEAAGLADVKKVYTYYGDEACTVFIGRTKQRKAVVVWVPEKEGNVVVKGVGSGISEAEARSILQRDRRPRRILAATLGMEKGVPLWELTYIDAEGRYSFYYLHFADGAFLKRYSFQQ, from the coding sequence ATGAAAAAGTGGGGTTGGTTCACTCTGCTTTTTTTTGGGTTCCTCATTTGGCAGGCATGGTCGATTTATGACGAGGCGATGGCGCCCAAACGGCTGATGGTGGAACATGCGTTGGCGCGGGCGAAGGAAGCCGCCGGGCTTGCTGATGTGAAGAAAGTCTATACATATTATGGCGACGAAGCGTGCACTGTATTCATCGGAAGAACAAAACAAAGGAAAGCGGTCGTCGTTTGGGTGCCTGAAAAAGAGGGGAATGTCGTCGTCAAGGGCGTGGGCAGCGGCATCAGCGAGGCGGAAGCGCGCTCCATTTTGCAGCGCGACCGCCGACCGCGGCGCATCCTCGCTGCGACGCTTGGCATGGAAAAAGGTGTGCCTCTTTGGGAGTTGACATATATTGATGCGGAAGGAAGGTATTCGTTTTATTACCTTCACTTTGCGGATGGGGCCTTCCTGAAGAGGTACAGTTTTCAACAGTGA
- a CDS encoding bifunctional biotin--[acetyl-CoA-carboxylase] synthetase/biotin operon repressor produces the protein MAHGAQSDTRKKLLELFAEANGEFLSGQKISEQLGCSRAAVWKHIEELRKEGFELEAVRRLGYRIISTPDKVTANEIQLGLKTEKLGHTIHFFDEVDSTQRIAARLAYEGAPEGTLVVAEEQKAGRGRLDRKWFSPKGTGIWMSLILRPPIPPQRAPQLTLVAAVAISQAIQEVTGLVPDIKWPNDILLDGKKCVGILTELQADPDRVHSVIIGIGINVNQTVEQFSEDIRSIATSLFVEKGGRVKRAPLIQEILFRLERLYKQYLAHGFRPIKLLWEGYAVSIGKPVTARTLSGAIRGIARGITDDGLLILEDEQKNIHYIHSADIQF, from the coding sequence ATGGCTCATGGAGCGCAATCGGACACAAGAAAGAAACTGTTAGAACTGTTTGCCGAGGCAAACGGCGAATTTTTGTCCGGGCAAAAAATCAGCGAACAGCTCGGCTGTTCGCGGGCGGCGGTATGGAAGCATATCGAGGAGCTGCGCAAAGAAGGATTTGAACTCGAAGCAGTGCGCCGCCTTGGCTACCGGATTATCAGCACGCCGGACAAAGTGACGGCCAACGAAATCCAGCTCGGCCTAAAAACAGAAAAACTTGGCCACACGATCCACTTTTTTGACGAAGTCGATTCAACGCAGCGCATTGCGGCAAGGCTCGCGTATGAAGGGGCGCCGGAAGGAACGCTCGTCGTCGCGGAAGAGCAAAAGGCCGGACGCGGTCGTTTGGATCGGAAATGGTTTTCCCCGAAAGGGACGGGCATTTGGATGAGCCTCATTTTGCGGCCGCCCATTCCGCCGCAGCGGGCCCCACAGTTGACGCTCGTGGCTGCGGTGGCCATCAGCCAGGCGATTCAGGAAGTGACCGGGCTTGTCCCAGACATTAAATGGCCAAATGACATTTTGCTTGACGGCAAAAAATGCGTCGGCATTTTAACGGAGCTGCAAGCTGACCCTGATCGTGTCCATTCGGTCATCATCGGCATCGGGATCAACGTCAATCAAACGGTCGAACAGTTTTCAGAGGACATCCGGTCCATCGCCACGTCGCTTTTCGTCGAAAAGGGCGGACGCGTGAAGCGCGCACCGCTCATTCAAGAAATTTTGTTCCGGCTTGAGCGGCTGTACAAGCAATATTTGGCGCATGGCTTCCGTCCGATTAAGCTTCTTTGGGAAGGGTACGCCGTCTCGATCGGCAAGCCGGTGACGGCAAGAACGCTGAGCGGCGCGATTCGCGGCATCGCCCGCGGCATCACCGATGACGGGCTGCTCATCCTTGAAGATGAGCAAAAGAACATCCATTACATCCATTCTGCCGATATTCAGTTCTAA
- the dinG gene encoding ATP-dependent DNA helicase DinG produces the protein MATRFVIIDLETTGNGPKKGDRIIQLGMAVVEDGLIVERFASFFNPEQPIPLFIQQLTNINEQMVEGAPLFADKAGEIAAMMHGAYFVAHNVDFDLPFLQAELERAGWPPFAGPTIDTVELARIVLPTAESYKLGDLARQLGLHHDRPHQADSDAEVTAKLFIALLKRLSRLPLMTLEQLRGLARHLKSDIYLLLDAVIAKKRNKAPADRAVAVYRGIALKQPAPEPEENGRRPASASFSTFWNKKPPLPLSGYKHRAGQWEMMRLVYEALSTSQHALIEAGTGLGKSLAYFIPAAFFAYERQERVVVSTHTLQLQEQLIRRDWPALRQIAPFPLRVAVLKGKQNYLSLDKFASFLAEPSDTYDAALLKCQLLVWLLETDSGDLDELNVSSGARLLLSALAIGEEEDGGRHHFFARAKERAEQADVVITNHALLLHDLTGPAPLLPPFGHLIIDEAHRLEDAAARCFGEQISYVSFRLLTAKIAQTIAKWLEAEQGAPNGALVRCQRRLEELQFEGDELFRLLRRYALDKKPARAGRCRYRFSPTDEQSRAWQAAVELCWRLRDLAAALSAEAKPLLSADASGDFPPSALLSADLAALNRQMAALVRLLTEKEPGVVRWIEAEEKGAANAVRLYSQPVDLADFFADQLFMKKRSVVLTSATLTVRGRFTYMAARLGLEDFYPLCRSFPPPFRYEEQAALFVPADMPLVSAVPLEDYAEAVAASVLAIARRLGRRVLVLFPSYELLKLTVDALKAEEEGEPFVLIAQGVQSGSPAKLLRMFLQFEHAVLFGTSSFWEGIDLPGSALDVLVIARLPFAPPDDPVMQAKSERIRLGGGDPFSELALPEAVLRFKQGFGRLIRTEDDKGAVFVLDRRLLASSYGADFLASLPPLSVHEGALSELLDEAETWLS, from the coding sequence ATGGCAACGCGCTTTGTCATCATTGACTTGGAGACAACTGGAAATGGACCGAAAAAAGGCGACCGGATCATCCAGCTCGGCATGGCGGTCGTCGAAGATGGCCTGATTGTCGAACGGTTTGCCAGCTTTTTTAACCCGGAACAGCCCATTCCGCTGTTCATTCAGCAGCTGACGAACATCAACGAACAGATGGTCGAAGGAGCGCCGCTGTTTGCTGACAAGGCGGGTGAGATCGCCGCCATGATGCACGGTGCTTACTTTGTCGCCCATAACGTCGACTTTGATTTGCCGTTTTTGCAGGCCGAGCTTGAACGGGCTGGCTGGCCGCCGTTTGCCGGTCCGACGATCGATACGGTCGAGCTCGCCCGCATCGTGCTGCCGACTGCCGAAAGCTATAAGCTCGGCGATTTGGCGAGGCAGCTCGGCCTCCACCACGATCGTCCGCATCAAGCGGACAGCGATGCGGAAGTGACCGCCAAGCTGTTCATTGCCTTGCTCAAGCGGCTCTCCCGTCTGCCGCTTATGACGCTTGAGCAACTGCGCGGTCTTGCCCGCCACTTGAAAAGCGATATTTACTTGCTCCTTGATGCGGTCATCGCCAAAAAGCGGAACAAGGCGCCGGCCGACCGCGCTGTCGCCGTATACCGCGGCATTGCGTTGAAACAACCGGCGCCGGAGCCGGAGGAGAACGGTCGGCGCCCCGCTTCGGCTTCGTTTTCCACCTTTTGGAATAAGAAGCCGCCTCTTCCGCTTTCGGGCTACAAGCATCGCGCGGGGCAGTGGGAGATGATGCGGCTCGTTTACGAGGCGCTGTCGACGTCTCAGCATGCGCTCATTGAAGCAGGAACCGGACTTGGCAAATCGCTCGCTTATTTCATTCCTGCCGCCTTTTTTGCTTATGAGCGGCAAGAGCGGGTTGTCGTCAGCACACACACCCTTCAGCTGCAGGAGCAGCTCATCCGCCGCGATTGGCCGGCATTGCGGCAAATCGCGCCGTTTCCGCTCCGCGTTGCCGTTTTGAAAGGAAAGCAAAACTATTTGTCACTTGATAAGTTTGCTTCGTTTTTGGCGGAGCCGTCTGACACGTACGATGCGGCGCTCTTGAAATGCCAGTTGCTCGTTTGGCTGCTTGAGACCGACAGCGGCGACTTGGACGAATTGAATGTGTCATCCGGCGCCCGTCTCCTATTGTCCGCGCTCGCCATCGGGGAAGAGGAAGACGGAGGACGGCACCATTTTTTCGCCCGGGCGAAAGAGCGCGCTGAACAAGCGGATGTGGTCATTACCAACCATGCGCTTTTGCTTCATGATTTGACCGGCCCGGCGCCGCTTTTGCCGCCGTTTGGCCATCTGATCATCGATGAGGCGCACCGGCTTGAAGATGCTGCCGCCCGGTGTTTTGGCGAGCAGATTAGCTATGTGTCGTTTCGCCTGCTGACCGCCAAAATCGCGCAGACGATCGCGAAATGGCTGGAAGCAGAACAGGGCGCACCGAATGGGGCTCTTGTCCGTTGCCAGCGGCGCCTTGAGGAGCTGCAGTTTGAAGGGGATGAGCTGTTCCGCCTGTTGCGCCGCTATGCGTTGGACAAAAAGCCAGCTCGCGCTGGCCGTTGCCGCTATCGCTTTTCGCCGACGGACGAACAGAGCCGGGCTTGGCAGGCGGCGGTGGAGTTATGTTGGCGCCTGCGCGATTTGGCGGCGGCGCTATCCGCTGAAGCGAAGCCGCTTCTATCCGCTGATGCGAGTGGCGATTTCCCCCCATCCGCCTTGCTGTCGGCCGATTTGGCGGCTCTCAACCGGCAAATGGCTGCGCTCGTGCGTTTGCTGACTGAAAAGGAGCCCGGTGTCGTCCGCTGGATCGAAGCGGAAGAAAAAGGGGCGGCGAACGCTGTCCGCCTTTACTCGCAGCCGGTTGACCTTGCTGATTTTTTCGCCGATCAACTGTTTATGAAAAAACGGAGCGTCGTTTTGACGTCGGCGACGCTCACTGTCCGCGGCCGGTTCACGTATATGGCGGCGCGTCTTGGCCTTGAGGATTTTTATCCACTTTGCCGCTCGTTTCCGCCGCCGTTTCGTTACGAGGAGCAGGCCGCGCTCTTCGTGCCGGCGGACATGCCGCTCGTTTCTGCCGTGCCGCTTGAAGATTACGCCGAAGCCGTCGCCGCTTCGGTGCTTGCGATCGCCCGACGCCTCGGACGGCGGGTGCTTGTGTTGTTCCCTTCATATGAATTGTTGAAACTGACGGTTGATGCGTTGAAGGCGGAGGAAGAAGGCGAGCCGTTTGTTTTGATCGCTCAAGGGGTGCAAAGCGGCAGTCCGGCAAAGCTGTTGCGGATGTTTTTGCAGTTTGAGCATGCGGTGTTGTTTGGGACGAGCAGCTTTTGGGAAGGGATCGATCTGCCAGGTTCAGCGCTCGATGTGCTTGTCATCGCTCGCTTGCCGTTTGCGCCTCCGGACGATCCAGTGATGCAGGCAAAAAGCGAGCGCATTCGCCTAGGAGGCGGCGATCCATTTTCCGAGCTGGCGCTTCCTGAGGCGGTGCTTCGTTTTAAGCAAGGATTTGGCCGCCTCATTCGCACTGAAGACGACAAAGGAGCCGTATTTGTGCTGGATCGGCGGCTTTTGGCTTCCTCGTACGGCGCGGATTTTCTCGCTTCCTTGCCGCCGCTTTCAGTGCATGAAGGCGCGCTTTCTGAGCTGCTCGACGAGGCGGAAACTTGGCTTTCTTAA
- the panB gene encoding 3-methyl-2-oxobutanoate hydroxymethyltransferase, translating into MKAKTDFFHMKQAGEPIVMVTAYDFPSAKLAEQAGVDMILVGDSLGMVVLGYDSTIPVTVDDMIHHTKAVRRGAPNTFIVTDMPFMSYHASKEEALQNARRIMQESGANAVKVEGADEVVDMIAALTKAGVPVVAHLGLTPQSVGVLGGYKVQGKDAESAKKLLDDAKQCEQAGAIALVLECVPKQLGAAMARELTIPVIGIGAGAEVDGQVLVYHDLLGYGVSRVPKFVKQYASIQETIVEALANYVADVKLRQFPEPAHTFTMKEEEWVALYGGKQG; encoded by the coding sequence ATGAAAGCGAAAACCGATTTTTTCCACATGAAGCAGGCGGGCGAGCCGATCGTGATGGTGACCGCCTACGATTTTCCATCCGCGAAGCTTGCCGAGCAAGCCGGCGTCGACATGATTTTGGTCGGCGATTCCCTCGGCATGGTTGTGCTCGGGTATGATTCAACGATCCCGGTGACGGTCGATGATATGATCCACCATACGAAGGCGGTTCGCCGCGGTGCGCCGAACACGTTTATTGTCACCGATATGCCGTTTATGTCGTACCATGCGTCCAAAGAAGAGGCGCTGCAAAACGCCCGCCGCATCATGCAAGAGTCAGGGGCGAACGCCGTTAAAGTCGAAGGAGCGGATGAAGTCGTCGACATGATTGCCGCGCTGACGAAAGCCGGCGTGCCGGTCGTTGCCCATCTCGGGTTGACGCCGCAATCGGTCGGCGTTCTTGGCGGCTATAAAGTGCAAGGCAAAGATGCCGAAAGTGCGAAAAAGCTGCTCGATGATGCGAAACAATGCGAGCAGGCGGGAGCGATCGCCCTTGTCTTAGAGTGTGTTCCGAAGCAGCTCGGGGCGGCCATGGCTCGGGAACTCACCATTCCCGTCATCGGCATCGGCGCCGGGGCGGAAGTCGACGGCCAAGTGCTCGTGTATCACGATTTGCTTGGCTACGGCGTCAGCCGCGTGCCGAAGTTTGTGAAACAATACGCGTCCATCCAGGAGACGATCGTCGAGGCGTTAGCCAACTACGTCGCTGATGTCAAACTGCGCCAGTTCCCGGAGCCGGCGCACACGTTTACGATGAAGGAAGAAGAATGGGTGGCGCTTTACGGAGGAAAGCAAGGATGA